One Corynebacterium uterequi DNA segment encodes these proteins:
- a CDS encoding glycosyltransferase 87 family protein, whose translation MSTTDSSPDFRRLLALLATLAGLLAGLGQTARHIGVTDFPLDMIIYREGVRAFLSGGEMYSVPMFAGDIALPFIYPPFGALVMVPLTTPGWMDNDLAGNIMIAMSNGLILACLRLIAPVLLPHSSALTRWAAAAVTWSLVLTFEPVDLNNGFAQINIVLMALVMWDLIPRQRRVLPQGILVGIAAAIKLTPLAFGLYFLIRRDIRSLLVTAASAVVCTLLAALVRFDATVEFYFSTLLGMGTSSDIGVDTTYQSNSSYKGMIMRFAPDGAAVVSHDTLTTTIWLVLVLITIGLGGWLMVALLRRGRELDAVLVNAVIMLLVSPVSWSHHWVWLVFVLPVFAFRALAVKPVPRALVAVLGVWAVLLVTKPPKWWFGDQIDLWALQWWQTILVSDYVWLGLAFMVALALSLRGQRSLVAPLDAPQTPAAPTPSA comes from the coding sequence ATGAGCACGACAGATTCTTCCCCCGATTTCCGCCGCCTTCTGGCGCTCTTGGCCACCCTCGCTGGCTTGCTGGCCGGCCTGGGCCAAACCGCCCGCCACATTGGCGTGACCGACTTCCCCCTTGACATGATCATTTACCGGGAGGGCGTGCGCGCGTTCCTCTCCGGAGGTGAGATGTACTCGGTTCCGATGTTCGCCGGGGACATAGCGCTGCCCTTCATCTATCCCCCGTTCGGCGCCCTGGTCATGGTGCCGCTGACCACTCCGGGGTGGATGGACAACGATCTCGCGGGCAACATCATGATCGCCATGTCGAACGGGCTCATTCTGGCCTGCCTGAGGCTCATCGCACCGGTGTTGCTCCCTCACTCCTCCGCGCTGACCCGCTGGGCTGCCGCCGCCGTCACCTGGTCACTCGTGCTCACCTTCGAACCAGTCGACCTCAACAACGGCTTCGCCCAGATCAACATCGTGCTCATGGCGCTCGTGATGTGGGACCTTATCCCACGGCAGCGGCGTGTCCTCCCCCAGGGAATCCTCGTCGGCATTGCTGCGGCAATCAAACTGACCCCGTTGGCATTCGGGCTGTACTTTTTGATTCGGCGAGACATTCGGTCCTTGCTGGTAACGGCGGCCTCGGCGGTGGTGTGCACGCTGCTCGCCGCGCTGGTTCGCTTTGATGCCACGGTCGAGTTCTACTTTTCCACCCTTCTGGGAATGGGAACCTCCTCGGACATCGGGGTGGACACGACGTATCAGTCCAACTCCTCCTACAAGGGCATGATTATGCGCTTCGCCCCGGATGGCGCTGCCGTGGTGTCTCATGACACCCTGACTACCACGATCTGGCTGGTGCTCGTGCTTATCACCATCGGCCTCGGTGGGTGGCTCATGGTGGCGCTGCTTCGTCGCGGCCGGGAGCTCGACGCCGTGTTGGTCAACGCCGTCATCATGCTGCTCGTGTCCCCAGTTTCTTGGTCGCATCACTGGGTGTGGCTGGTCTTCGTGCTTCCGGTATTCGCGTTCCGCGCGCTAGCCGTGAAGCCGGTCCCCCGAGCCCTCGTGGCGGTGCTCGGGGTGTGGGCCGTGTTACTGGTGACGAAGCCGCCAAAGTGGTGGTTTGGTGACCAGATTGACCTGTGGGCCCTTCAGTGGTGGCAGACGATTCTGGTCTCCGACTACGTGTGGCTGGGCCTGGCGTTTATGGTTGCGCTGGCTCTGAGCCTTCGAGGCCAGCGATCTCTCGTAGCGCCGCTCGATGCCCCTCAAACGCCTGCAGCCCCGACGCCGTCAGCGTGA
- a CDS encoding DoxX family protein, giving the protein MSENPQRPDRADDLGPIVPTYDETSTRIYDRVGRAAPQEIKPTDAAEAETTVFAAPTYVLDDPIEAEPAQLDRYEARDSREDGADARRGTIDFGLLLLRVLLGGWLVLAALTTFFRLDGGQGLQGLEEELSFLPAAHIMAIAVPTTQLAAGLFLIFGLLTPVAAALALVVNAVYGAIQVLSIGEWHNPLAMGEASLFWFAMVGLSVVVLFTGPGLYSLDFGRGWARRPLASSWVFFFIAAVIIGLAYWFGARPLAV; this is encoded by the coding sequence ATGAGTGAGAACCCGCAGCGCCCGGATCGGGCTGACGACCTCGGACCCATCGTGCCCACCTATGACGAAACCTCGACGAGAATCTACGACCGGGTCGGCCGGGCCGCTCCGCAGGAGATCAAGCCCACCGACGCCGCCGAGGCCGAGACGACGGTGTTCGCGGCGCCCACCTACGTCCTCGACGATCCCATCGAGGCCGAGCCGGCGCAGCTCGATCGCTACGAAGCGCGGGACAGCCGCGAGGACGGCGCCGACGCTCGGCGCGGGACGATCGACTTCGGCTTGCTCTTGCTGCGTGTGCTCCTGGGAGGCTGGCTCGTCCTGGCGGCCCTGACTACCTTTTTCCGGCTTGACGGCGGCCAGGGCTTGCAAGGGCTGGAGGAGGAATTGTCCTTCCTGCCGGCGGCGCACATCATGGCTATCGCGGTGCCGACCACTCAGCTCGCCGCAGGGCTCTTCCTCATCTTTGGGCTGCTCACCCCGGTGGCCGCAGCTCTGGCACTTGTCGTTAACGCCGTCTATGGCGCCATCCAGGTGCTGTCTATAGGGGAGTGGCACAATCCGCTGGCCATGGGCGAGGCTTCCTTATTCTGGTTCGCCATGGTGGGGCTTTCCGTGGTGGTGCTCTTCACGGGCCCCGGGCTGTATTCGCTCGATTTCGGGCGTGGCTGGGCCCGGCGCCCGCTCGCTTCGTCGTGGGTGTTCTTCTTTATCGCAGCCGTGATTATTGGTCTGGCGTACTGGTTCGGGGCGCGGCCACTGGCGGTCTAA
- a CDS encoding transcriptional regulator — MAELDPVIHPIVRLKICAVLAAAGATQGEVNKEMRFSHLKKTLGVSDATLSKQLGYLEKAGYVTRQREWGSTRAKDQVWVTLTASGLQAFEGHRAALREIAGLEGSEPAQP; from the coding sequence GTGGCTGAACTTGATCCCGTCATCCACCCCATCGTGCGGCTCAAGATCTGTGCCGTTCTCGCCGCCGCCGGCGCTACCCAAGGCGAGGTGAATAAGGAAATGCGCTTCAGCCACCTGAAGAAAACCCTCGGCGTCAGCGACGCCACCCTATCGAAACAACTCGGATACCTCGAAAAGGCCGGCTACGTTACCCGCCAGCGCGAGTGGGGCTCCACTCGTGCAAAGGACCAGGTGTGGGTCACGCTGACGGCGTCGGGGCTGCAGGCGTTTGAGGGGCATCGAGCGGCGCTACGAGAGATCGCTGGCCTCGAAGGCTCAGAGCCAGCGCAACCATAA